A single genomic interval of Cydia splendana chromosome 10, ilCydSple1.2, whole genome shotgun sequence harbors:
- the LOC134794576 gene encoding uncharacterized protein LOC134794576: MELSARCVAVLSLCVCVSAIVGPAGNGTKAIKTDTYLDAYSKSRIEAEKAKKGVIIVTAKDGEKKISNRDDSFSGYDYSPSYSDSSFSSSSGSGFSGPPSNNYLPSNPVKFESEITYNAPANNYGPPPQKYGPPANSYGPPPQSYGPPTQSYGPPAPVYGPPKPVYGPPPQPSWPGVPYTAPGLGFLDKLHLKLDILTIAKLLLKLLIFKKIVTMIAVVCMLLVIPKLLSFKKHGGASNDEDERTFGNSNFVQLTSAQQLLERAISVYGRQEPDCGVVCRLRRVVDDIYEFQPYVSQQEPDCGVVCRLRRVVDDIYEFQPYEPDCGVVCRLWRVVDNIYEFQPYVSRQEPDCGIVCRLRRVVDDIYEFQPYVSRQEPDCGVVCRLRRVVDDIYEFQPYEPDCGVVCRLWRVVDDIYEFQPYVRSPTAALYVGSGGWWTISTSSSLMSGE, from the exons ATGGAATTGTCCGCGCGCTGCGTAGCAGTATTGTCGCTCTGCGTGTGTGTTTCTGCGATTGTCGGCCCGGCTGGAAATGGCACTAAAGCCATTAAAACTGACACCTATTTGGATGCTTACTCCAAATCGCGTATCGAAGCTGAAAAGGCTAAAAAAGGAGTTATTATAGTCACTGCTAAGGACGGAGAGAAAAAGATTTCCAATCGTGATGACAGTTTTTCCGGTTATGATTATTCCCCATCATACAGTGATAGCAGCTTTAGCTCTTCATCAGGCTCAGGCTTTTCAGGACCTCCTTCAAATAACTATCTGCCGTCAAACCCTGTGAAGTTCGAATCGGAGATCACGTATAACGCCCCAGCTAACAACTACGGACCTCCGCCGCAGAAGTATGGTCCTCCGGCAAATAGTTACGGGCCACCACCCCAGAGCTATGGACCACCCACGCAGTCGTACGGTCCGCCTGCGCCCGTGTATGGTCCCCCTAAACCCGTGTACGGACCCCCTCCGCAACCTTCGTGGCCCGGCGTGCCTTACACAGCGCCCGGCCTGGGATTCCTCGACAAATTGCATTTGAAACTGGATATTTTGACGATCGCAAAGCTGTTGCTGAAGTTGCTGATCTTTAAGAAGATTGTCACGATGATCGCCGTAGTGTGTATGCTGCTCGTGATTCCGAAGCTGCTTTCGTTCAAGAAACATGGTGGCGCCAGCAACGATGAAGACGAAAGGACCTTTGGAAATAGCAATT TCGTACAACTGACGTCAGCACAGCAGCTGCTGGAGCGCGCGATATCTGTGTACGGTCGGCAGGAGCCTGACTGCGGCGTTGTATGTCGGCTCCGGAGGGTGGTGGACGACATCTACGAGTTCCAGCCTTATGTCAG tcagcaggaGCCCGACTGCGGCGTTGTATGTCGGCTGCGGAGGGTGGTGGACGACATCTATGAGTTCCAGCCTTAT GAGCCCGACTGCGGCGTTGTGTGCCGGCTGTGGAGGGTGGTGGACAACATCTACGAGTTCCAGCCTTATGTCAG TCGGCAGGAGCCCGACTGCGGCATTGTATGCCGGCTCCGGAGGGTGGTGGACGACATCTACGAGTTCCAGCCTTATGTCAG TCGGCAGGAGCCCGACTGCGGCGTTGTATGTCGGCTCCGGAGGGTGGTGGACGACATCTACGAGTTCCAGCCTTAT GAGCCCGACTGCGGCGTTGTATGCCGGCTGTGGAGGGTGGTGGACGACATCTACGAGTTCCAGCCTTATGTCAG GAGCCCGACTGCGGCGTTGTATGTCGGCTCCGGAGGGTGGTGGACGATATCTACGAGTTCCAGCCTTATGTCAGGTGAGTAA